The following are from one region of the Salvia hispanica cultivar TCC Black 2014 chromosome 1, UniMelb_Shisp_WGS_1.0, whole genome shotgun sequence genome:
- the LOC125200963 gene encoding LOW QUALITY PROTEIN: O-fucosyltransferase 39-like (The sequence of the model RefSeq protein was modified relative to this genomic sequence to represent the inferred CDS: inserted 1 base in 1 codon), with protein sequence MAAALLLLLLFTPFSHAFPSLLSELNDPKPRHSRLLRSALERQTSVEQQTELWRPFPNQGWKPCLRQDSASTLPEKSQGYIQVFLDGGLNQQRMGICDAVALAKILNATLIIPHLEVNPVWKDSSTFDEIFDVDHFINVLKDDVSIVKELPDEYFWSTREYYAAAIRANRVKXAPVHASANWYLENVSPVLQSYGIAAVAPFSHRLAFDNMPKDIQRLRCKVNFQALVFVPHIRDLGDSLVSRLRYPLNTNEAGSGNYLTRVTDSKHKQGSGKFVVLHLRFDKDMAAHSACDFGGGKAEKLALAKYRQVIWQGRVLNSRFTDEELRSQGRCPLTPEEIGLLLAALGFDNSTRLYLASHTVYGGEARISTLRSLFPLMEDKKSLASSDERAQIKGKASLLAAVDYYVSMHSDIFISASPGNMHNAVVGHRTYENMKTIRPNMALLGQLFLNKSLTWVEFQEAVMEGHRSRQGLLRLRRSQQSIYTYPAPDCMCRA encoded by the exons GAGTTGAATGATCCAAAACCACGACATTCTCGTTTACTTAGGAGTGCTCTGGAACGCCAAACT TCTGTGGAGCAACAAACTGAACTATGGAGGCCTTTTCCCAACCAAGGATGGAAACCTTGTCTCCGACAAGACAGTGCCTCCA CGCTGCCAGAGAAATCTCAAGGGTATATTCAAGTGTTTCTCGATGGAGGACTAAACCAGCAGAGAATGGGT ATTTGTGATGCAGTTGCTCTTGCTAAAATTTTGAATGCAACACTCATAATTCCGCATCTTGAAGTAAATCCTGTTTGGAAAGATTCAAG CacatttgatgaaatttttgatgtCGATCACTTCATTAATGTACTGAAAGATGACGTATCTATCGTCAAAGAGTTGCCCGATGAATACTTTTGGAGCACTCGGGAGTACTATGCTGCAGCGATTCGAGCTAACAGAGTAA CAGCACCTGTTCATGCTTCAGCAAACTGGTATCTGGAAAATGTCTCACCTGTCCTGCAGAG CTATGGGATTGCTGCAGTTGCGCCTTTTTCCCACCGTCTGGCTTTCGACAATATGCCCAAGGACATCCAGAGACTACGGTGTAAGGTCAACTTCCAGGCTCTAGTCTTTGTTCCTCACATTAGGGATCTTGGCGATTCCCTTGTCAGTCGTCTCAGGTATCCTCTCAACACCAACGAAGCTGGGAGCGGTAACTACCTCACAAGAGTAACCGATTCAAAACACAAACAAGGGAGTGGAAAATTTGTCGTCCTTCACCTTCGTTTTGACAAG GATATGGCTGCTCACTCAGCCTGCGACTTTGGTGGAGGTAAGGCTGAAAAACTAGCTCTTGCCAAGTATCGACAAGTTATTTGGCAGGGAAGGGTGTTGAACTCTCGATTCACTGATGAGGAGCTGAGGAGTCAAGGGCGGTGCCCGTTGACCCCAGAAGAGATTGGATTGCTCTTAGCAGCATTGGGGTTCGACAACAGTACTCGCTTATATCTTGCTTCTCACACG GTGTATGGTGGGGAAGCGAGGATCTCGACCTTACGTAGTTTGTTTCCTCTTATGGAAGACAAAAAGAGCCTTGCCTCTTCAGATGAGAGAGCTCAAATCAAAGGAAAGGCTTCACTATTAGCTGCAGTTGATTACTATGTCAGCATGCACAGCGATATCTTCATCTCCGCCTCGCCTGGAAATATGCACAACGCTGTG GTTGGCCATCGAACATATGAGAATATGAAGACGATAAGGCCTAACATGGCTCTTCTAGGGCAGCTTTTCTTGAACAAGAGCCTGACTTGGGTAGAGTTTCAAGAGGCAGTCATGGAAGGGCATAGAAGCCGGCAAGGGCTACTTCGACTACGAAGGTCCCAACAGTCTATTTATACATACCCAGCTCCAGACTGTATGTGCAGGGCTTGA
- the LOC125200962 gene encoding mechanosensitive ion channel protein 2, chloroplastic-like isoform X2, producing the protein MTVSGSLQLSLQLGNCRNNWRSKRFRNPNAKSRLCVSSDNLPSISLQHHSWSSNVSKRINPRVCTIPCRNNQLRCHCFLNPGAPSDINYVKNATLTLARSFNRLQGSPLVIKLASAVSIIIFAVWGLGPLVRLSRNLLFHKGDNTWKKSSTYQITTSYVRPLLLWTGAIIICRALDPVTIQTEAGQIVKQRLLNFVRSLSSVLGFAYCLSSLILQAQKFAMETNDSKDTRNMGFQFAGKAIYTAVWVAAVSLFMELLGFSTQKWLTAGGLGTVLLTLAGREIFTNFLSSAMIHATRPFVVNQWIQTKIEGYDVSGTVEHVGWWSPTIVRGEDREAVHIPNHKFTVNVVRNLTQKTHWRIKTHLAISHLDVSKINNIVADMRKVLAKNPHVEQQKLHRRVFLDNINPENQALMIMVSCFVKTSHFEEYLCVKEATMLDLLRVIRHHRARLATPIRTVQKVYTDADLDNVPFSETMYDRGGVSNRPVLLIEPSYKINGEDKPRNQARPARANGEEAVKGTNDVQKSVTKSDSEAGKMPKVETKSSSDPKLSSSAKTVANTDNKPVEEQSPTADSSSKQPQKVGQDASSVSSPDLGSRRSDNAYSTSHSKQAAQIPATKPSLEENIVLGVALDGSKRTLPIEEEMVAPPNPEDTKELASLHSGNGLAVTDEKNDSKRLNTPGSLSNEQSDPQK; encoded by the exons ATGACTGTTTCTGGTTCTCTGCAGCTCTCCCTGCAGCTCGGAAATTGCCGGAACAATTGGCGCAGTAAGAGATTTCGG AATCCGAATGCAAAAAGCAGATTATGTGTATCGAGCGATAATCTGCCCTCAATATCACTG CAACACCATTCTTGGAGTTCCAATGTTTCGAAGAGAATAAATCCAAGAGTATGCACCATTCCTTGTAGAAATAACCAGCTTAGGTGCcattgttttttaaatccaGGCGCGCCTTCGGACATTAACTATGTAAAGAATGCAACCTTGACATTAGCAAG ATCATTTAATCGTTTGCAAGGAAGTCCTCTTGTGATTAAACTGGCTTCAGCAGTCAGTATTATTATCTTTGCTGTATGGGGACTTGGGCCACTTGTGCGACTTAGCAGAAACTTACTCTTCCAT AAGGGTGATAATACTTGGAAAAAGAGTAGTACTTATCAAATCACAACATCTTATGTTCGGCCATTGCTACTATGGACAGGAGCAATCATTATTTGCAG AGCATTGGATCCAGTAACTATACAAACAGAAGCAGGTCAGATTGTTAAACAAAGGCTCCTAAATTTTGTCAGATCTTTGTCATCAGTGTTGGGCTTTGCATATTGTCTGTCAAG TCTGATCCTACAAGCACAAAAATTTGCAATGGAGACAAATGACTCCAAAGATACCAGAAAT ATGGGTTTCCAGTTTGCTGGAAAAGCTATATATACAGCTGTGTGGGTTGCGGCTGTTTCATTGTTTATGGAGCTGTTAGGtttctcaacccaaaaatggcTCACAGCTGGGGGTCTTGGGACTGTCCTGCTCACACTAGCTGGACGAGAg ATCTTTACTAATTTCCTTTCAAGTGCAATGATTCATGCGACCCGTCCATTCGTTGTGAATCAGTGGATTCAGACCAAGATTGAAGGTTATGATGTTTCTGGGACAGTTGAG CATGTGGGATGGTGGTCGCCGACAATTGTGAGAGGTGAAGATCGTGAAGCTGTCCACATTCCCAACCACAAGTTTACTGTGAATGTTGTGAGAAATCTCACTCAAAAAACTCATTGGCGTATTAAAACCCACCTAGCCATCAGTCACTTGGATGTCAGCAAAATTAAT AACATTGTAGCTGATATGCGCAAGGTGTTGGCGAAGAATCCTCACGTGGAACAACAGAAATTGCACAGACGCGTATTCTTGGACAATATTAATCCTGAAAATCAGGCCCTCATG ATAATGGTGTCCTGCTTTGTGAAGACCTCACATTTTGAAGAATATTTATGCGTTAAG GAAGCTACTATGCTCGATCTACTCAGAGTCATCAGGCACCATCGTGCTCGACTGGCTACTCCCATCCGCACAGTTCAGAAAGTATATACTGATGCGGACCTGGACAATGTAccattttcagaaactatGTATGATCGAGGGGGAGTGTCAAATCGTCCAGTGCTATTGATTGAACCATCCTATAAAATCAATGGAGAGGATAAGCCTAGGAACCAGGCTCGACCAGCACGAGCAAATGGGGAGGAAGCTGTCAAGGGAACAAATGACGTGCAAAAATCAGTTACCAAATCTGATTCCGAGGCTGGTAAAATGCCTAAAGTTGAGACCAAATCCTCATCTGATCCTAAGCTCAGTAGCAGTGCAAAAACTGTTGCAAACACTGATAACAAGCCTGTCGAAGAACAAAGTCCAACAGCAGATAGTTCCTCTAAGCAACCGCAAAAGGTGGGGCAAGATGCAAGCTCAGTCTCCTCACCGGATTTGGGGTCCAGAAGATCAGACAATGCCTATTCAACTTCACATTCGAAGCAAGCTGCACAGATACCTGCAACTAAGCCGTCTCTGGAAGAGAATATAGTCCTCGGGGTTGCTCTGGATGGCTCGAAGAGGACCCTTCCCATCGAGGAAGAAATGGTTGCCCCACCAAATCCAGAAGACACGAAAGAGTTGGCCTCGTTGCATAGTGGCAATGGGCTAGCAGTAACTGATGAGAAAAACGACAGTAAGAGGCTGAACACCCCTGGCTCACTCAGTAACGAGCAGTCAGATCCGCAAAAATAG
- the LOC125200962 gene encoding mechanosensitive ion channel protein 2, chloroplastic-like isoform X1, with protein sequence MTVSGSLQLSLQLGNCRNNWRSKRFRLQNPNAKSRLCVSSDNLPSISLQHHSWSSNVSKRINPRVCTIPCRNNQLRCHCFLNPGAPSDINYVKNATLTLARSFNRLQGSPLVIKLASAVSIIIFAVWGLGPLVRLSRNLLFHKGDNTWKKSSTYQITTSYVRPLLLWTGAIIICRALDPVTIQTEAGQIVKQRLLNFVRSLSSVLGFAYCLSSLILQAQKFAMETNDSKDTRNMGFQFAGKAIYTAVWVAAVSLFMELLGFSTQKWLTAGGLGTVLLTLAGREIFTNFLSSAMIHATRPFVVNQWIQTKIEGYDVSGTVEHVGWWSPTIVRGEDREAVHIPNHKFTVNVVRNLTQKTHWRIKTHLAISHLDVSKINNIVADMRKVLAKNPHVEQQKLHRRVFLDNINPENQALMIMVSCFVKTSHFEEYLCVKEATMLDLLRVIRHHRARLATPIRTVQKVYTDADLDNVPFSETMYDRGGVSNRPVLLIEPSYKINGEDKPRNQARPARANGEEAVKGTNDVQKSVTKSDSEAGKMPKVETKSSSDPKLSSSAKTVANTDNKPVEEQSPTADSSSKQPQKVGQDASSVSSPDLGSRRSDNAYSTSHSKQAAQIPATKPSLEENIVLGVALDGSKRTLPIEEEMVAPPNPEDTKELASLHSGNGLAVTDEKNDSKRLNTPGSLSNEQSDPQK encoded by the exons ATGACTGTTTCTGGTTCTCTGCAGCTCTCCCTGCAGCTCGGAAATTGCCGGAACAATTGGCGCAGTAAGAGATTTCGG CTGCAGAATCCGAATGCAAAAAGCAGATTATGTGTATCGAGCGATAATCTGCCCTCAATATCACTG CAACACCATTCTTGGAGTTCCAATGTTTCGAAGAGAATAAATCCAAGAGTATGCACCATTCCTTGTAGAAATAACCAGCTTAGGTGCcattgttttttaaatccaGGCGCGCCTTCGGACATTAACTATGTAAAGAATGCAACCTTGACATTAGCAAG ATCATTTAATCGTTTGCAAGGAAGTCCTCTTGTGATTAAACTGGCTTCAGCAGTCAGTATTATTATCTTTGCTGTATGGGGACTTGGGCCACTTGTGCGACTTAGCAGAAACTTACTCTTCCAT AAGGGTGATAATACTTGGAAAAAGAGTAGTACTTATCAAATCACAACATCTTATGTTCGGCCATTGCTACTATGGACAGGAGCAATCATTATTTGCAG AGCATTGGATCCAGTAACTATACAAACAGAAGCAGGTCAGATTGTTAAACAAAGGCTCCTAAATTTTGTCAGATCTTTGTCATCAGTGTTGGGCTTTGCATATTGTCTGTCAAG TCTGATCCTACAAGCACAAAAATTTGCAATGGAGACAAATGACTCCAAAGATACCAGAAAT ATGGGTTTCCAGTTTGCTGGAAAAGCTATATATACAGCTGTGTGGGTTGCGGCTGTTTCATTGTTTATGGAGCTGTTAGGtttctcaacccaaaaatggcTCACAGCTGGGGGTCTTGGGACTGTCCTGCTCACACTAGCTGGACGAGAg ATCTTTACTAATTTCCTTTCAAGTGCAATGATTCATGCGACCCGTCCATTCGTTGTGAATCAGTGGATTCAGACCAAGATTGAAGGTTATGATGTTTCTGGGACAGTTGAG CATGTGGGATGGTGGTCGCCGACAATTGTGAGAGGTGAAGATCGTGAAGCTGTCCACATTCCCAACCACAAGTTTACTGTGAATGTTGTGAGAAATCTCACTCAAAAAACTCATTGGCGTATTAAAACCCACCTAGCCATCAGTCACTTGGATGTCAGCAAAATTAAT AACATTGTAGCTGATATGCGCAAGGTGTTGGCGAAGAATCCTCACGTGGAACAACAGAAATTGCACAGACGCGTATTCTTGGACAATATTAATCCTGAAAATCAGGCCCTCATG ATAATGGTGTCCTGCTTTGTGAAGACCTCACATTTTGAAGAATATTTATGCGTTAAG GAAGCTACTATGCTCGATCTACTCAGAGTCATCAGGCACCATCGTGCTCGACTGGCTACTCCCATCCGCACAGTTCAGAAAGTATATACTGATGCGGACCTGGACAATGTAccattttcagaaactatGTATGATCGAGGGGGAGTGTCAAATCGTCCAGTGCTATTGATTGAACCATCCTATAAAATCAATGGAGAGGATAAGCCTAGGAACCAGGCTCGACCAGCACGAGCAAATGGGGAGGAAGCTGTCAAGGGAACAAATGACGTGCAAAAATCAGTTACCAAATCTGATTCCGAGGCTGGTAAAATGCCTAAAGTTGAGACCAAATCCTCATCTGATCCTAAGCTCAGTAGCAGTGCAAAAACTGTTGCAAACACTGATAACAAGCCTGTCGAAGAACAAAGTCCAACAGCAGATAGTTCCTCTAAGCAACCGCAAAAGGTGGGGCAAGATGCAAGCTCAGTCTCCTCACCGGATTTGGGGTCCAGAAGATCAGACAATGCCTATTCAACTTCACATTCGAAGCAAGCTGCACAGATACCTGCAACTAAGCCGTCTCTGGAAGAGAATATAGTCCTCGGGGTTGCTCTGGATGGCTCGAAGAGGACCCTTCCCATCGAGGAAGAAATGGTTGCCCCACCAAATCCAGAAGACACGAAAGAGTTGGCCTCGTTGCATAGTGGCAATGGGCTAGCAGTAACTGATGAGAAAAACGACAGTAAGAGGCTGAACACCCCTGGCTCACTCAGTAACGAGCAGTCAGATCCGCAAAAATAG
- the LOC125200964 gene encoding vacuolar protein sorting-associated protein 55 homolog encodes MFSSSILLQILACAIYSNWWPMLSALMYVLVPMPCLFFGGGTTQFLTSREGGGWIDAAKFLTGASAVGSMAIPIILRHAGLIGTGAMFIEFTSFFIFVCTILCFHRASLDDEW; translated from the exons ATGTTTTCATCTAGCATCCTGCTCCAGATCTTG GCTTGTGCGATATACAGCAACTGGTGGCCAATGTTATCAG CTCTGATGTATGTTCTGGTGCCAATGCCTTGTCTTTTCTTTGGTGGTGGAACCACTCAATTCCTTACCAGTCGAGAAGGTGGAGG TTGGATAGATGCTGCCAAGTTCTTGACAGGTGCATCTGCTGTTGGGAGCATGGCCATTCCCATCATTTTGAGGCACGCCGGCTTGATTGGAACCGGAGCAATGTTCATTGAATTCACGTCTTTCTTCATATTTGTCTGCACGATCCTTTGCTTCCATCGTGCCAGTCTGGACGATGAGTGGTAA
- the LOC125200961 gene encoding kinase-interacting protein 1-like, which translates to MLQRAANHAYSWWWASHIRTKQSKWLEQSLQDMEEKVQGMLHLIEGDGDSFAKRAEMYYQRRPELICAVEEAFKVFRSLADRYDLLSKDFQNANHTIATVFPEQVQFGMADDDEILPKIPDNFVVPDTNMSKIPKPPVRDLKTIITKASKQFQAKKVKNQSRPKPVVVSGLTKEEALEEINRMQKEILSLHTVKEFVKSSFESGIAKYWGIESQVMEMQQKICRLQDEFSMDSVIEDEEARTLMAQAALKSCQETLAMLQEKQDKTSLESKDEYERIEAACGRLKSLREKYMLEQSDGAERPGSLSHEFSKDLAALLQETKELEELPEKLEESLDTGSLASLSVTQLAEKIDLLVNKVITLETAVSSQTVLVNTLRAENDELNVQIQSLEEVEEDGSLGGDTEGLSSKVIQMEEKLNKVQDLNKNVESRNNTLQTNFAKAKTSIDTLSERLSSVKVEDDLEPSSSDPDGVVAAPTSSGDPSDDVKANAEEVTSVEADEVADSFTDADDSLLTDAETGEEVGRASEVDEQGVDVDEVEAREDDAGRASESLAAREASEDEEEVFKDVREVHSVEQGVNKVRRSFSTVQEKEHNENMVRKTSSFSSRKTITEILEEDSEDSPRHRGRAKAKAQEKDKDKDDYSWQQVLLCGMEDREKILLKEYTTILRNYKEVKKKLNEVERKERDSQFDTTIQMRELKKAIARRDDEITNLRMRLSTLEGATAPLSTISEEDETFQPGENEDVSLTKDIRGPPLTDETNETRVVFMASSLSQVEEKLRADIDAILDENLDFWFRFSTAFHQIQKFKTEVRDLDEELSKLRERRKTDNGGGGDTQIKSEVVPIFKHLRDIQRELSVWLEQSAPLTDELKNRFTSLCNIQEEITEALRGGVEKRFSSHQAAKLQGEVLNMKQENEKVREELEVGLDHVSMLELQINKTLGLLDQEFGISEQSENRGKVPLRSFIFGTKSSKKPKVSLFSCMHPSRKYQVLRAGLRLSSHNNSS; encoded by the exons ATGTTGCAGAGAGCTGCGAACCATGCATATTCATGGTGGTGGGCCAGCCACATTCGCACTAAGCAATCCAAATGGCTCGAACAGAGCCTTCAAG ACATGGAAGAGAAGGTACAAGGCATGCTCCACCTGATTGAAGGAGATGGGGACTCATTTGCAAAGAGGGCGGAGATGTACTACCAGAGGCGGCCAGAGCTCATCTGCGCGGTCGAGGAGGCCTTCAAGGTGTTCCGCTCGTTGGCCGATCGCTACGACCTCTTATCCAAAGACTTCCAAAACGCCAACCACACCATTGCCACTGTCTTCCCTGAGCAGGTGCAGTTTGGCATGGCAGACGACGACGAAATCCTGCCCAAGATCCCGGACAACTTTGTCGTCCCGGATACCAACATGTCGAAGATCCCCAAGCCCCCGGTCAGGGATCTCAAGACCATCATTACTAAGGCCTCAAAGCAGTTTCAGGCCAAGAAGGTCAAGAATCAGAGCCGTCCGAAACCTGTTGTCGTCTCGGGGCTCACCAAGGAGGAGGCCCTTGAGGAGATCAACAGGATGCAGAAGGAGATTCTGTCTTTGCACACTGTGAAGGAGTTTGTGAAGAGCTCTTTCGAGAGTGGGATAGCTAAGTATTGGGGGATTGAGAGCCAAGTCATGGAGATGCAACAGAAGATTTGTAGGTTGCAGGATGAGTTTAGTATGGATAGTGTGATCGAGGACGAGGAGGCTCGTACGCTCATGGCTCAGGCCGCTTTGAAGTCGTGCCAGGAGACGCTCGCTATGCTTCAGGAGAAGCAAGACAAAACTTCTCTCGAGTCTAAGGACGAGTATGAACGGATTGAGGCTGCCTGCGGCCGCTTGAAGTCACTCCGGGAGAAGTACATGCTTGAGCAGAGTGATGGGGCTGAAAGGCCGGGGAGTTTATCGCATGAGTTTAGTAAAGACTTGGCTGCGTTGCTGCAGGAGACGAAGGAGCTCGAGGAGCTGCCTGAGAAGTTGGAGGAGAGCTTGGACACAGGCTCATTGGCCTCATTGTCTGTCACACAGTTAGCTGAGAAGATTGATCTGTTGGTGAATAAGGTGATAACGCTAGAGACTGCTGTGTCGTCTCAGACGGTTCTTGTGAACACGTTGAGGGCGGAGAACGATGAGCTAAATGTGCAGATCCAGAGTTtggaggaggtggaggaggaTGGGAGCCTTGGTGGAGACACTGAGGGGTTGAGCTCCAAGGTCATTCAAATGGAGGAGAAGCTTAATAAGGTGCAAGATTTGAACAAGAATGTTGAGAGCCGCAACAATACGCTTCAAACGAATTTTGCCAAGGCGAAAACGAGCATTGACACTCTTTCAGAGAGGCTGAGTAGTGTGAAGGTGGAGGATGATCTTGAGCCTTCTTCTAGTGATCCGGATGGCGTGGTGGCCGCTCCTACGAGCTCTGGTGACCCTTCGGATGATGTCAAGGCGAATGCAGAGGAAGTAACCAGTGTGGAGGCTGATGAAGTGGCAGATTCCTTTACAGATGCTGATGATAGTCTCTTAACAGATGCAGAGACGGGCGAGGAGGTAGGTCGCGCCTCTGAGGTAGACGAACAAGGGGTAGACGTTGATGAAGTGGAGGCGCGTGAGGATGATGCTGGCCGCGCCTCAGAGAGTCTGGCCGCACGAGAGGCGAGCGAAGATGAGGAAGAGGTGTTCAAAGATGTGAGAGAGGTACACAGTGTAGAACAAGGAGTGAACAAGGTTCGACGCTCTTTCTCAACCGTGCAAGAGAAGGAACACAACGAGAACATGGTAAGGAAAACATCATCATTCTCTAGCCGCAAAACAATTACGGAGATTCTAGAAGAAGATTCCGAAGATTCGCCAAGACACCGAGGCAGAGCCAAGGCGAAGGCGCAAGAGAAAGACAAAGACAAAGACGACTACAGCTGGCAGCAAGTTCTCCTCTGCGGAATGGAGGATAGAGAGAAGATCCTCCTCAAAGAATACACCACAATCCTAAGAAACTACAAGGAAGTAAAGAAAAAGCTCAACGAGGTCGAGAGAAAGGAACGGGACAGCCAATTCGACACCACCATACAGATGAGAGAGCTCAAAAAGGCCATCGCAAGACGAGACGATGAAATCACCAATCTCCGCATGAGGCTAAGCACCCTCGAAGgggccaccgccccactctccACCATCTCAGAAGAAGACGAAACCTTCCAGCCCGGAGAAAATGAGGATGTAAGCCTCACCAAGGACATCAGAGGCCCCCCCTTGACAGACGAAACCAACGAGACAAGGGTGGTGTTCATGGCATCGTCGCTGTCACAAGTGGAGGAGAAGCTACGGGCAGACATCGACGCCATACTAGATGAGAATCTAGACTTCTGGTTCAGATTCAGCACCGCGTTCCACCAGATACAAAAGTTCAAGACAGAGGTCAGAGACTTGGATGAGGAGCTGTCGAAGCTGAGAGAAAGGCGGAAAACAGACaacggaggaggaggagacaCACAGATAAAATCAGAAGTGGTCCCAATATTCAAGCACCTGAGGGACATACAGAGGGAGCTATCAGTGTGGCTTGAACAGAGCGCGCCGTTGACGGATGAACTGAAAAACAGGTTTACCTCACTATGCAACATACAAGAGGAGATCACGGAGGCGCTGAGAGGAGGGGTGGAGAAGAGATTCAGCAGCCACCAGGCGGCCAAGCTGCAAGGGGAGGTGCTCAACATGAAGCAGGAGAATGAGAAGGTGAGAGAAGAGCTCGAGGTGGGGCTCGACCACGTAAGCATGTTGGAGCTGCAGATAAACAAGACGCTGGGGCTGCTAGATCAGGAGTTTGGGATATCAGAGCAGTCAGAGAATAGAGGTAAAGTGCCGCTGAGATCATTTATCTTTGGGACTAAGTCATCCAAGAAGCCTAAGGTTTCCCTCTTCTCTTGCATGCATCCTAGTAGGAAATATCAGGTGCTTAGAGCTGGGCTTCGTCTCTCCTCTCATAATAACTCTTCTTGA
- the LOC125221597 gene encoding AP2-like ethylene-responsive transcription factor AIL6 yields MAPDNNWLSFSLSSMEMLNSSSSSSSHHPNHSHHYYSFGDNFYTTGWPSHKSAADDIHYMQQQQQPPPKLEDFFAAAGDSTETQDSSLTHIYDHHHHGAAYFDGGEQQDLKSIIGFQAFSANSASNVDDSPFAAKTQSPVESATELAPYSHSPAAANNGLSLDVNIDNNGNTNKAVVAADSKKIADTFGQRTSIYRGVTRHRWTGRYEAHLWDNSCRREGQARKGRQVYLGGYDKEDKAARSYDLAALKYWGPTATTNFPMSNYAKEVEEMKHMTKQEFIASLRRKSSGFSRGASIYRGVTRHHQQGRWQARIGRVAGNKDLYLGTFATEEEAAEAYDIAAIKFRGINAVTNFEMNRYDVEAIAKSPLPIGGTAKRLKHSLEGVDKALPLGSSSMLQTPCNSSGGSSISFAAIQPSSGIPCGVPLDNSTPYYHHNLFHHLYPNDPVASDTSSSVSSLTTPMNMMQAPGEYFVWPHHTY; encoded by the exons atgGCGCCCGACAACAACTggctctctttctctctctcttcaatgGAAATGCTCAActcctcttcatcttcttcttctcatcaCCCTAATCATTCCCACCATTACTATTCCTTCGGAGATAACTTCTACACCACTG GGTGGCCGAGCCACAAATCCGCCGCCGACGATATTCACTAcatgcagcagcagcagcagccacCGCCGAAGCTGGAGGATTTCTTCGCCGCCGCCGGCGACTCGACGGAAACTCAAGATTCCTCCCTGACCCACATCTAcgaccaccaccaccacggCGCCGCCTACTTCGACGGAGGCGAGCAGCAAGATCTGAAGAGCATTATTGGGTTCCAGGCCTTCTCCGCCAACTCGGCCTCCAACGTCGACGACTCGCCCTTCGCCGCCAAGACTCAGTCTCCGGTTGAGTCGGCCACCGAGTTGGCGCCCTACTCTCACTCCCCCGCCGCCGCTAATAATGGGTTGTCTCTCGACGTCAACATTGACAACAACGGCAACACCAATAAAGCTGTCGTGGCCGCGGATTCCAAAAAAATCGCCGATACATTTGGTCAGAGAACTTCGATTTACAGAGGTGTCACTAg ACATAGATGGACAGGGAGATATGAAGCGCATCTATGGGATAACAGCTGTAGAAGAGAGGGCCAAGCAAGAAAAGGGCGTCAAG TTTATCTTG GCGGATACGATAAGGAAGACAAGGCGGCACGTTCTTATGATTTGGCTGCTCTTAAGTACTGGGGTCCTACGGCTACTACTAATTTCCCG ATGTCGAATTACGCCAAAGAAGTGGAGGAGATGAAGCATATGACTAAACAAGAGTTCATAGCCTCACTAAGAAG GAAAAGCAGTGGCTTCTCAAGGGGAGCATCAATCTACAGAGGTGTTACAAG GCATCATCAACAAGGCCGATGGCAAGCAAGAATCGGCCGTGTTGCAGGGAACAAAGATCTCTACCTCGGTACATTTG CAACTGAAGAGGAGGCAGCAGAGGCGTACGACATAGCGGCGATCAAATTCCGAGGGATAAACGCGGTCACGAATTTCGAGATGAACCGCTATGACGTCGAGGCGATTGCAAAGAGCCCCCTCCCCATTGGTGGGACCGCAAAGCGGCTGAAGCACTCCCTCGAGGGGGTCGACAAAGCATTGCCTCTGGGCAGCAGCAGCATGCTTCAAACTCCGTGCAACAGCAGCGGTGGCAGCAGCATCAGTTTCGCTGCGATCCAGCCATCCTCGGGCATCCCATGTGGCGTGCCCTTGGACAACTCCACTCCGTACTACCACCACAACCTCTTCCACCACCTCTACCCCAACGATCCGGTGGCCTCCGACACCTCCAGCTCGGTCTCCTCTCTGACTACACCGATGAACATGATGCAGGCGCCGGGGGAGTACTTCGTCTGGCCTCACCACACCTATTAA